DNA sequence from the Mastacembelus armatus unplaced genomic scaffold, fMasArm1.2, whole genome shotgun sequence genome:
caggTGTTCGGTGTCTGTTGCTCATCAGATACAAACGGCTCTGTCTGGATTTTACTGAAACTGAACCGAGTTTCAAAGATGTCACAGCAAATATGAGCAGAAACCAGAAGCCAGGACTGCACTGATCCAGTCTCAGTAAACCACCTGCGATTATTCCCATTTGTCAGAATGTTAATATGTGACCACGGCTCTAATGCGTCTTAATGAGCTCAGGTGTCCTCACCAGCCGTACGTCTTCTGTGGTTTGGGCAGCGGGTCGTCAAAGAACGAGTCTTCGTCAACGGGGTCGTCGCCGTCGTCGTCGTCCACCTCCGGCTCCAGACGCTCCCTCCTCAGACCGAAGGAGGAGACCTGCTGCTGGAAGTCTCCTTTGGTCCTAGTCGTGACACGGTCAGAGTCCTGACCgacaacatgaacacaacacagcagcttcagcttcaCAGCTAAACCTCAGAGAGGAGGCTGATGTTCACGTCAGTGcagatcagcagcagcaacattgATTCACCTCATTATGTGACAACAAACCCGTGGGCTCAGACCAGTTACTGTTAGTTCTCTATTCAGCCAGAACATGGGCTGCATGTGAAGGCGTCACCTGTTAAAGGCACTAAGTCGTCACAGTGGTGTCGTATCAAGTGCTGCTCTTCTTCAGACTCAACACCAACACGACCTGATACTTCCTGCTGATGTTTCGTGTTCCTCTCAAACTGTCAGTAAGACATGACTCAGGCCTTTTGTCTGTTGGTGCTGTGGTACTGAACCTCATACTGACAAAGCTGCTGAGCTGCACTGATCATGATCATGATCATCATGAtcatcatgatcatcatcatcatcatcatgccTGTTTGGTTAAAGCAGACAGGTGGGTTAGTGATCTCAGATCATCTGTGTCCTGGCTCAGATTTGGGTATTTTAGGGCAGAGCGTCTGAAAACACCAGAATCATGTTTCCGCTCCTGCTGTCTGTGACTGGCAGCGAAGTCAGAGTGAAAGTTCTCGGGTTAAAAGCAGGTTCAACACTGCGTCACAGTGAGTTTCCACTGTAAAGGGCATTTCACAATTTTCTGCACCTTCAAGAGAAACTGATCAGTGAAGAAAATAAGTGGCAGATTAATGTAACAGACAGAGTGAGGCTCCAGGGTCAGGGGTCTGATCTGGATCCAGGTCTTTTAAACATCACATGGTGAGACTACAGAAATCAAAGCGGTGTCTGAAGGTCAGCGTTAGTAAGCACAGGTGCTGTTCATCAGGACACAGGGAGTGTTGGCACGAAGCCGAGTGTCGTCTCTACCCTCTGCTCCTCGGGCTGTTACCTTGGCCGCTGTCTGACTCTGTCCTCTGGGACTCTGGCCTTTATATCTGGGGATCTGTGCACGACAGGGACAGGGTAGCTATCAGCATCTGCACACCTGACACCGAGCCAGCACCAGCTTCAGGTACAGGTGAGGTGACAGCGGTTCAGTCACTGTGTTACATGGCAGTTTCCTAAAGACAGGTAAGAGTCCAGAGATGTCTCACCTGGTATTAACCAATGTTTGCTACTGTTGTTACTAATTATCGTTTCAGAGGCGACGTTCTGTGACGGGTTCTTCTCTGTCAACTGACAGAAACGTGTCTCAGATTCACAGAACAGTTTGTCAGGAGGGAAACAGCCGATTGTGCTTTTAGGCTAAAGGTCAGTTTGCTGTGTTGTAAGATGGAACTGTACCTTATTACTGTGACGTGGTTTAGATTTCTAAAGCTAAAAACATCACAGGTGCAGTCTTAGTTCCCATGATGCACTGCTGTATGGTGGCAGCAAATAGagaatgaaaacagctgtggCACACGGACCTTACTGACGGGTGGACAGCTGAGCTTCTCCTCAGGGGGGGCACCAGAGTCCTGAACGACCTGAGCACAGACGACAGCAGACAAATGGACGTCAGCAGCTGACGATCGAAACATATCTGAAGTAAAATTAAGTGAAGcttatgtttaaaatatttatttcaaaataaaatgagatttttcATTGATCAGACTGATGCTAATCCATAAAGGAGTTAGGCGTTTCATCCTggactttgtgttttctcttaatGTCCTCCTGTTGTCCCTCttccagtggttcccaacctgtTCCCAGAAAGTCCTATCTTAGACTGGTTCTCAGACTGGTTCTCAGACTGGAGCCTCTGACGATAGTAGGCGCCTGAGGAGGAGAAACTATTGATTCACAGAATCttctaaatattttctttttttgcctccCAATGTATCTGAAGACCCCTGGACGGACCCTGACCCTcaggttgggaaccactgatcTGGATGAAAAAGCAGTTCATATAAATCTTTGAGGAGTCAGATGagaatcattttcatttctgtatgTTGGGAGAGGGACAGGACAACAAATACCACGAGAACCAGAGTCTGGGAGGCTAACAGTTTccctctgcttccagtctttatgctaagctaggaTAAACACATCCTGGACCGGTCTCTGGACCCacatgactgaaaagaaaaagaccatCGCACATGTAAAAGGATAAACCACAGATCAGAATCTCACCACACTCCTGCACTGAGCGAACAGACGCTTGTACATCCCCACAAACAGCTGGAAGTCGACCGCtgggaaaacacagaacaggCGGTTAGTCAGcagacagtcagtcagccagcGGTGCAGTCTGCTCACTTGCTGGCTTTTCCTGAGCTTTCAGCTGCATCTCACAGTCTTCATCAGCAAATGCTCAGGTGGCAGCAGTGTCTCCTTGACCCTGAGTGACCTTTAACCTCAGACACTGGATTATTGATTAGCTGCTGTATCAGTTATCAGGACAGAAGTGTTACTGCAAACAAATAAAGCTGGAGATCTTACTTTTACAGAAGGTTTTGTCTGCAGCTCTGAGCTCATCAGTGATGAACTGATCCAACATGTTCCTGCAGGCCACAACAGAAAGTTTAACACTGGTTgaaaagtgtgtctgtgtaagagCCTGTCGCTTCACTTTGGTTTAAAGCTCTAAGTTCCTAAACGATTTTCAGGGAAAAGTTGACGCACAGCACGTTCAGAACCTGCAAAACATTTCCCACCTGTTCAAACTGGGGAACAGATCCACGAAGACGCTCTTCAGATCGTCTTTTAAAACCGAGCCGCTGTGGTCCTGAACACGGAAATAAAACCTCATATTAACACCCGTGATTGGTCAGAGACTGATGAGGTCAGACACAGGTCACAGGGAACGTTCACCTTGTCGTAAACGTCAAACATCTTCTGGGCTTGAGAGATGTGTTTCTGAGACGGTTCCTGTGAGAGCACAGAgatcaggacacacacacacacacaaaaataaataattactttacttttctacatacgttaatcactttattaattcatataattgaaataatattaaattgaataactgctgtaacaattgaatttcctcttaataaagttcttcttcttcaatTCAAagcttttgaaatgaaaaacaacagatacTCAGTTTAGAGtcagtgaaaaagaaacatgtttaaagCTTGAATGAGTATTAAACACAATTCACTGCAGTAAATTCAAAGTATTAGTACTACTATTAGTACTACTACAGCTACTATAAGAGTTTGattgtctgcagctgctgccgcCAATTTGTCCTTTCTATTCACGAGGACATAACAATCAGGAACACTAGGATGATCTGACGTTTGCAGCACAGTCGGGTTcagcagtaaaaacagtcaGAGATCAACAGGAAACCAAACACTCCACCTCCATGACCCAgatcacccacacacacacaggcgttAAATTCAGTTTCAATTTGTTTTATCTATATAgcccaaatcacaatacaatctcACAGCACTTTCCAGAAACAAAACCCAACAGTTCCCttatagttgtgaggacacataatgcattccctagaccctaaccctaaaaccaagtccaCAATGTCCTCACACGAATCGGAGTAAAAcgtgtccacacaaccacagaagccacagaaatgtgtccacacacactgacagacactgaGCTCACCTTGGGGATGTTTCCACTTCTGTCTCCCTGTTCACACATCGAGAcgccacaaacaaacacagagaaacgaCCAAATATTTGATCAGTCATCTCATCTCATCCCCTCTGCAGAGTGAATCTAAAGCCAGTCAGTCACATTTAACTGACACCTGAGGGCCTAACTAACCTCAGTCGCTTTGTCTTTGTGGCGTCCCCTCCTGACgagctccagcagcagaggagagttcCTGTTCAGCTCGGACTCAGACAGACCcagctccctgcagaccagGTCCCGGCCGTCCAGACCGTTGAGCTGCAAATAAACCGCGGGAAACAAGTCTAAGAATGTGACGCTCACAGGACACGGTGGAACAGACCTGACCAACAATAACAGCAGCTCTGACTCTGACAGGGTGGACCCTGAAGGAACTTTCACACACAGGACCTGTTCTTCCTCTGCCACATTCTGCAGTTTGCAGTTGGTTTGGATCATTTAGGGCGACCACCAACAGCATCTGCATGTCATGAGTTTTGATCAGGAGCTGTGTGTCTCCACGTTGTAAATGAccattatgtgtgtttgtgtttttcatcacaGCAATGAATGTGATCTGCTGTAAAACCACATGGAATGGTCCTTTAAAACTCAACCTCTGAGCGTCTCTGAGACAACGAGCTCATGGGTTTCATAGATGACAGAAGacacagtgaaaaaagaaacatagcaggtgttggtgtgttttgcaTCTGTTCTTAGCAGCACCCAGGGCGAGGACTGTGCAAATGTCTGATCTCAGTTTCACACCCACAAACCACAGAGAAGATGCTGAGTCAGACTGTGTCTGCATCACATCAGCGCATCAGCTAAACTCACCGAGTTGATCTCCGGCTGGAACACAGCCAGAGTGAAGTCCAGGCTGAAGACCTGCAGAAAGTCCACGACCAGACTGGCCACCAGACGACCTGCAGCACACATCAGTCAGATTTTGTTGctccaaaacaacaaaccacctcctgtttctgtgtgtgggcTGTTAATGTTTAACCCTccatttactgtgttttatgCTGTTCTTATGTTCTCACCTTGAATGACCTGACCTCTGTGTATGAAATGTGCTCTACAAATCAACCTCCCACTGATCACACTCTGGCTCCTGGAAacttctcttctttcctttgttTCCAGAAGCTCTGATGGGCTGCAGCTAAAGGTTGTTTGCTTTATGAATCAATCTGATTCTAAGCTCGATGAATCAGCTCACTCTCTGCTCTAACACGTCAGCAAATACAGACAAATCACAGTTTTTCAGTTTACTTTCACTATTTTAGTGCTGATGTTCAGCAGAGATGAGCTGCTCCTGTATCCTTtctaatatttgtatttttagctCGTGAATGTCTTGATAGCTGCCAATTAATATTCTGCTGATCAACCTACTGGGGTCAAACTGGATCACAGCCTTTGGAGTTTGCATTTTGCAGTGCTCTCATCCTTTTATTGCAGTATGGTATTGCAGTAAAGTGTAGTACTGTAGTACTGATAACATTCCTACTCTGTACCTGCTccagaaaacactgcaggttcCCTCTCACCTTTAAACTGTTTCTACTCTGTGaaattcaagtgtgacaaatgtGACAGTTAATCCTGGcgtgtttttcacattttctataGTCCTGTAGGTTTAATGTCACAGCGCCACCCTGTGGTTACACACAGGGACTACAGATAGTTCCTATAGAGCTGCCATCAGCAACAGATGGCTAAAGGCCCCTAAAGGGCCCGGGGCCACTCTGACACTCAACAACTTCCATTATCATCTGCTCACAAAGAGACAAGCTGCATGATGACAGACAGGGGTCAGCTCAGGGGGTCAGCTCAGGGGGTCAGCTCAGGGGGTCAGCTCAAGGTGCCAAGCACAGAGCAGGTTCATGAACTCACCGTCTTTACTGTTGAGACATTTCTTCAGGTTTTCATTAACCAGGGGACTTTTGTTCTGACAATAAAGGGAGAGAGACGGACATCAGCGTGCTGCCAGGATCTAAAGTTAATGATCTCCAAA
Encoded proteins:
- the cep43 gene encoding centrosomal protein 43 isoform X2, translating into MSAAEDDTELRDLLIQNLENSGVLNKLKAEMRAAVFLAMEEQDKMENKSPLVNENLKKCLNSKDGRLVASLVVDFLQVFSLDFTLAVFQPEINSLNGLDGRDLVCRELGLSESELNRNSPLLLELVRRGRHKDKATEEPSQKHISQAQKMFDVYDKDHSGSVLKDDLKSVFVDLFPSLNRNMLDQFITDELRAADKTFCKTVDFQLFVGMYKRLFAQCRSVVVQDSGAPPEEKLSCPPVSKIPRYKGQSPRGQSQTAAKDSDRVTTRTKGDFQQQVSSFGLRRERLEPEVDDDDGDDPVDEDSFFDDPLPKPQKTYGCRSSPFGEQDSAETHSHKHVVPGREECLSGLIVSPMRRGRSLNDLSVLAGDERDDPLSDHSLRKTEASGARETPAASLSEAPGRGGGVSEQSHSRNGASNSRDQGFRDSKPPNDKTGSLHLDDDVEYDDDFNSHRSDLSKSELSIGEEIEEVSIEGPDHSDKFDETTQDLSVSQLSQSHGADYMEDVA
- the cep43 gene encoding centrosomal protein 43 isoform X3, with the translated sequence MSAAEDDTELRDLLIQNLENSGVLNKLKAEMRAAVFLAMEEQDKMENKSPLVNENLKKCLNSKDGRLVASLVVDFLQVFSLDFTLAVFQPEINSLNGLDGRDLVCRELGLSESELNRNSPLLLELVRRGRHKDKATEGDRSGNIPKEPSQKHISQAQKMFDVYDKDHSGSVLKDDLKSVFVDLFPSLNRNMLDQFITDELRAADKTFCKTVDFQLFVGMYKRLFAQCRSVVVQDSGAPPEEKLSCPPVSKDSDRVTTRTKGDFQQQVSSFGLRRERLEPEVDDDDGDDPVDEDSFFDDPLPKPQKTYGCRSSPFGEQDSAETHSHKHVVPGREECLSGLIVSPMRRGRSLNDLSVLAGDERDDPLSDHSLRKTEASGARETPAASLSEAPGRGGGVSEQSHSRNGASNSRDQGFRDSKPPNDKTGSLHLDDDVEYDDDFNSHRSDLSKSELSIGEEIEEVSIEGPDHSDKFDETTQDLSVSQLSQSHGADYMEDVA
- the cep43 gene encoding centrosomal protein 43 isoform X5, whose product is MRAAVFLAMEEQDKMENKSPLVNENLKKCLNSKDGRLVASLVVDFLQVFSLDFTLAVFQPEINSLNGLDGRDLVCRELGLSESELNRNSPLLLELVRRGRHKDKATEGDRSGNIPKEPSQKHISQAQKMFDVYDKDHSGSVLKDDLKSVFVDLFPSLNRNMLDQFITDELRAADKTFCKTVDFQLFVGMYKRLFAQCRSVVVQDSGAPPEEKLSCPPVSKIPRYKGQSPRGQSQTAAKDSDRVTTRTKGDFQQQVSSFGLRRERLEPEVDDDDGDDPVDEDSFFDDPLPKPQKTYGCRSSPFGEQDSAETHSHKHVVPGREECLSGLIVSPMRRGRSLNDLSVLAGDERDDPLSDHSLRKTEASGARETPAASLSEAPGRGGGVSEQSHSRNGASNSRDQGFRDSKPPNDKTGSLHLDDDVEYDDDFNSHRSDLSKSELSIGEEIEEVSIEGPDHSDKFDETTQDLSVSQLSQSHGADYMEDVA
- the cep43 gene encoding centrosomal protein 43 isoform X6, with product MSAAEDDTELRDLLIQNLENSGVLNKLKAEMRAAVFLAMEEQDKMENKSPLVNENLKKCLNSKDGRLVASLVVDFLQVFSLDFTLAVFQPEINSLNGLDGRDLVCRELGLSESELNRNSPLLLELVRRGRHKDKATEGDRSGNIPKEPSQKHISQAQKMFDVYDKDHSGSVLKDDLKSVFVDLFPSLNRNMLDQFITDELRAADKTFCKTVDFQLFVGMYKRLFAQCRSVVVQDSGAPPEEKLSCPPVSKIPRYKGQSPRGQSQTAAKDSDRVTTRTKGDFQQQVSSFGLRRERLEPEVDDDDGDDPVDEDSFFDDPLPKPQKTYGCLSVLAGDERDDPLSDHSLRKTEASGARETPAASLSEAPGRGGGVSEQSHSRNGASNSRDQGFRDSKPPNDKTGSLHLDDDVEYDDDFNSHRSDLSKSELSIGEEIEEVSIEGPDHSDKFDETTQDLSVSQLSQSHGADYMEDVA
- the cep43 gene encoding centrosomal protein 43 isoform X4, with translation MSAAEDDTELRDLLIQNLENSGVLNKLKAEMRAAVFLAMEEQDKMENKSPLVNENLKKCLNSKDGRLVASLVVDFLQVFSLDFTLAVFQPEINSLNGLDGRDLVCRELGLSESELNRNSPLLLELVRRGRHKDKATEGDRSGNIPKEPSQKHISQAQKMFDVYDKDHSGSVLKDDLKSVFVDLFPSLNRNMLDQFITDELRAADKTFCKTVDFQLFVGMYKRLFAQCRSVVVQDSGAPPEEKLSCPPVSKIPRYKGQSPRGQSQTAAKDSDRVTTRTKGDFQQQVSSFGLRRERLEPEVDDDDGDDPVDEDSFFDDPLPKPQKTYGCRSSPFGEQDSAETHSHKHLSVLAGDERDDPLSDHSLRKTEASGARETPAASLSEAPGRGGGVSEQSHSRNGASNSRDQGFRDSKPPNDKTGSLHLDDDVEYDDDFNSHRSDLSKSELSIGEEIEEVSIEGPDHSDKFDETTQDLSVSQLSQSHGADYMEDVA
- the cep43 gene encoding centrosomal protein 43 isoform X1 — protein: MSAAEDDTELRDLLIQNLENSGVLNKLKAEMRAAVFLAMEEQDKMENKSPLVNENLKKCLNSKDGRLVASLVVDFLQVFSLDFTLAVFQPEINSLNGLDGRDLVCRELGLSESELNRNSPLLLELVRRGRHKDKATEGDRSGNIPKEPSQKHISQAQKMFDVYDKDHSGSVLKDDLKSVFVDLFPSLNRNMLDQFITDELRAADKTFCKTVDFQLFVGMYKRLFAQCRSVVVQDSGAPPEEKLSCPPVSKIPRYKGQSPRGQSQTAAKDSDRVTTRTKGDFQQQVSSFGLRRERLEPEVDDDDGDDPVDEDSFFDDPLPKPQKTYGCRSSPFGEQDSAETHSHKHVVPGREECLSGLIVSPMRRGRSLNDLSVLAGDERDDPLSDHSLRKTEASGARETPAASLSEAPGRGGGVSEQSHSRNGASNSRDQGFRDSKPPNDKTGSLHLDDDVEYDDDFNSHRSDLSKSELSIGEEIEEVSIEGPDHSDKFDETTQDLSVSQLSQSHGADYMEDVA